A stretch of the Salvelinus fontinalis isolate EN_2023a chromosome 22, ASM2944872v1, whole genome shotgun sequence genome encodes the following:
- the LOC129819692 gene encoding zinc finger protein 865-like, with protein sequence MFQFSKYPLDILDMLSGHQAHQFKGLGLERQLQHQQQVQLQHQQQLQQQHQQQGESSGALLSGLGLGSLQGSRSNAFADSSSIFAKMSAPPPPISHQSQSSSSHSSRKSSKMSSSGSGSSAAGYPQFLRPFHPAEAALAQEQLHSGMGRFDFGGSSSGGSGVIGGVVTSAPPPPPLHPGLSVPQASPGPSSSPSPSSSSSTSNNPGSAVSSLGQPLVGQSDPRSLHQQFSCMLAANQYFLSGVPTNSSLEQFLVQQGGHNHLGLGLGQGASDSNSALAPPPALHSSHSHSHSTPQPQQQQQPLAPHALSHPHSHSHPHHPLHPTPQPSSLGGFDFQGIPVLSSNQLASLMQQEASGMPLPLPLHLSLSKDEGKGDSGSGSGGSGGSRRKKAMAGYLPQRKADGTSHSSSSGSNCHSSSTEHSQNSIIQPGLVGGAITSLGNNHSSVLSSSTQSSSTVSSSSSSAPSSSTASVLVANDSQLPKPANPMASMPCQPDPEAIYHCGECGKTFSHLTSLRRHLRSHGLTSEDAKPDTSSEDKTFCCTECGKGFKKRGHLLQHGVIHSGARPFACGVCQRSFNRRESLTRHEKIHDDKPFRCPACGRCFRESTSLLNHAASGTCGKPGRNSRPRPSGSSENQSSSSASSSKTEMVAGGSGTGDYQRDGTSKYGTDYSRNRPSYQPSYSVDDYRRQQANQANQSCYSGESSHSSEMSSQTLRKAPLAPTLHPHPQSQQQQQHHLHQQQPHLPLSSLLDDSEDEVTSSAMSAIAAAAAASCEISTGESRGEERRDIIGGLLGGLGFGNMGVSPGGPSSTSEIDKTYRAGSGSTMPLTHPSQQMMNAKPKKPRKPRQKREPGPDGIIVRQRRSRGEGERPYSCGVCGKGFRRRETLRRHDRVHTGEKPHRCDVCGKEFREYFHLTKHSTVHSGQKNYKCDLCGKEFAYAQSLVRHGKLHTKVELDGTPGGKIAKGHGGVNNLDGNQANSQSYYPYPQDKSQGSSSSTQPPQKLYTCTTCWKSFHHQFHLTAHQQTVHGGGIRGEKNFCCEVCGKAFAYSNSLSRHRQSQHGLGRTGSANPPAGGTQHSSQAAEYIPLFESGHPSNYPSGSYMPNQSSQGQHRPFQFQSQEGWVGGKRKRERKRRVEYQSIMRGGQLVGVALNKATSRRLKLMKRKKGIMHEKLKQKKLLAQLLRMRGGYRVRQWCGGVVKVSGLSSMEVPIKRFPCQYCPSTTFASQAKLLIHRCVRHPPRNNGHQARLKCSVCGKRSRTLRKALIHRGRHLSQGRFSCPKCRSRFWNGSLLERHRVACRSQSLLGSGSWGLNVNLPPREVVEKTAEEAVQEGQPGRTTVVTEYSH encoded by the coding sequence ATGTTCCAGTTCAGTAAGTACCCCTTGGACATTCTAGATATGCTAAGTGGACACCAAGCCCACCAGTTTAAAGGCCTTGGATTGGAAAGACAGTTGCAGCACCAACAGCAAGTCCAACTTCAGCACCAGCAACAGCTTCAGCAGCAGCACCAGCAGCAGGGGGAGTCGTCAGGGGCTCTTCTCTCTGGGCTCGGTCTGGGGTCTCTTCAGGGGTCTAGAAGTAATGCTTTTGCTGATTCTTCATCGATATTTGCCAAAATGAGTGCCCCACCTCCACCAATATCACACCAGAGCCAGTCCTCATCCTCGCATAGTTCACGGAAATCCAGTAAGATGAGCAGTAGTGGGAGTGGGAGCTCTGCTGCGGGATACCCACAATTCTTACGTCCGTTTCACCCGGCAGAAGCAGCACTAGCCCAAGAGCAGCTGCACTCGGGAATGGGACGTTTTGACTTTGGtggtagtagcagtggagggTCTGGTGTTATTGGAGGAGTGGTTACATcggctcccccaccaccaccttTACACCCTGGCCTCTCTGTTCCCCAAGCCTCACCTGGAccatcctcctcaccctccccgTCATCTTCATCGTCCACCAGTAACAACCCTGGCAGTGCAGTGTCCTCCCTAGGGCAACCACTTGTTGGGCAGTCTGATCCACGTAGCTTACATCAGCAGTTCAGTTGCATGCTTGCCGCCAATCAGTACTTTCTTTCTGGGGTCCCGACTAACAGCAGTCTGGAGCAGTTTCTGGTTCAACAAGGGGGTCATAACCATCTTGGCCTGGGTTTGGGCCAAGGAGCTAGTGACTCAAACTCAGCCCTCGCCCCACCTCCAGCTCTTCACTCCTCTCACAGTCATAGTCACTCCACTCCCCAACCTCAACAGCAGCAGCAACCATTAGCACCCCATGCTTTATCTCACCCTCACAGCCATAGCCACCCACACCATCCTCTTCACCCAACACCTCAGCCGTCGTCTCTGGGTGGCTTTGATTTCCAAGGTATTCCAGTTCTCTCCTCCAATCAGCTGGCTTCGTTGATGCAACAAGAAGCTAGTGGTatgcctctccctctaccactccattTATCACTTTCGAAAGATGAAGGGAAAGGAGACAGTGGATCTGGGTCTGGTGGAAGTGGTGGTAGCAGGAGAAAGAAGGCTATGGCTGGCTACCTTCCTCAGAGAAAAGCAGATGGCACTAGTCACagcagtagcagtggtagtaaCTGCCACAGCAGCTCCACTGAACACAGTCAAAATTCAATTATTCAACCGGGCCTTGTAGGaggagccataaccagccttggTAATAACCATTCATCAGTCCTCTCTTCATCAACACAGTCTTCCTCAacagtctcctcctcttcctcctcagcccCTTCTTCATCCACAGCCTCGGTGCTGGTAGCTAATGATTCACAGCTACCTAAACCTGCAAATCCCATGGCCTCCATGCCTTGTCAACCTGACCCTGAAGCCATCTACCACTGTGGTGAATGTGGAAAGACCTTCAGTCATCTTACAAGCCTTCGAAGGCATCTCCGTAGTCATGGTTTGACTTCTGAAGATGCCAAGCCAGACACTTCAAGCGAAGACAAAACGTTCTGTTGCACCGAATGTGGAAAGGGATTCAAGAAAAGAGGGCACCTTCTCCAGCATGGTGTTATTCATTCAGGGGCTCGTCCATTTGCATGTGGTGTCTGTCAACGGTCTTTCAATCGCCGTGAGTCCCTCACTAGGCATGAGAAGATCCATGATGATAAGCCTTTCCGATGCCCTGCTTGTGGTCGCTGCTTCCGAGAGAGCACCTCTTTGCTAAATCATGCTGCGTCTGGCACCTGTGGAAAGCCTGGAAGGAATTCACGGCCCAGACCAAGCGGTAGTAGTGAAAATCAAAGCTCATCAAGTGCAAGTAGCAGCAAAACTGAAATGGTGGCTGGAGGCAGTGGTACAGGTGATTACCAACGAGATGGAACGAGCAAATATGGCACGGATTATTCAAGGAACCGGCCATCCTACCAACCATCCTACAGTGTGGATGACTACCGACGACAGCAGGCTAACCAGGCTAACCAATCTTGTTATTCTGGAGAGAGCTCCCATAGCAGTGAGATGTCAAGCCAGACACTTAGAAAAGCACCCTTGGCTCCTACCTTACACCCACACCCTCaaagtcaacaacaacaacaacaccatctccATCAACAGCAGCCTCATCTTCCTCTTTCATCTCTATTGGATGACTCTGAGGATGAGGTCACTAGCAGTGCCATGTCTGCAATTGCAGCAGCTGCCGCTGCCTCCTGCGAGATAAGTACTGGCGAGAGTCGTGGAGAGGAGCGAAGAGACATCATTGGAGGTTTGCTTGGAGGACTTGGCTTTGGGAATATGGGAGTCTCACCAGGTGGTCCATCATCTACATCTGAAATCGACAAGACCTACAGAGCAGGTAGTGGCTCTACCATGCCTTTAACCCATCCAAGCCAGCAGATGATGAATGCTAAACCGAAAAAGCCCCGCAAGCCCCGACAGAAGAGAGAACCAGGACCTGATGGAATCATAGTTAGACAAAGAAGAAGTCGTGGAGAGGGAGAACGGCCATATTCATGCGGAGTATGTGGTAAAGGTTTCAGGAGACGTGAGACCCTACGTCGGCATGACCGTGTTCACACAGGTGAAAAGCCACACCGGTGTGATGTTTGTGGGAAAGAGTTCCGGGAGTACTTCCATCTTACTAAACATTCCACTGTGCATTCTGGTCAGAAGAACTACAAATGTGACCTATGTGGTAAAGAGTTTGCTTACGCTCAGAGCTTGGTGAGACATGGAAAATTACACACAAAAGTGGAATTGGATGGTACGCCAGGAGGAAAAATTGCTAAGGGCCATGGCGGGGTTAATAATCTAGATGGAAATCAAGCAAACTCTCAATCTTATTATCCATACCCTCAAGATAAGTCTCAGGGGTCTAGTTCGTCCACTCAGCCCCCTCAGAAGCTCTATACATGTACGACATGCTGGAAATCCTTCCACCATCAGTTCCACCTGACAGCCCATCAACAAACTGTCCATGGTGGTGGAATAAGGGGTGAAAAGAATTTCTGCTGTGAGGTATGCGGTAAGGCTTTCGCCTATTCTAACAGCTTGTCCAGGCACAGGCAATCGCAGCATGGATTGGGCCGCACTGGTTCGGCAAACCCACCAGCTGGTGGAACCCAACATTCTTCCCAAGCAGCTGAGTACATCCCTCTTTTTGAATCAGGCCACCCCTCAAATTATCCGTCTGGCTCCTACATGCCAAACCAATCCTCCCAAGGTCAACACCGCCCTTTTCAGTTCCAGTCCCAAGAAGGATGGGTTGGTggcaagagaaaaagagagagaaaaaggagggttGAATATCAAAGTATAATGAGAGGGGGGCAACTAGTAGGTGTTGCCTTGAATAAGGCCACGAGCAGGAGACTCAAACTGATGAAGCGGAAAAAAGGAATAATGCATGAGAAGCTTAAGCAAAAGAAACTGCTCGCCCAGCTCctgaggatgagaggagggtaTAGAGTTAGACAATGGTGCGGAGGTGTGGTTAAGGTCAGTGGGCTGTCATCTATGGAAGTCCCCATAAAACGTTTTCCATGCCAATACTGCCCCAGCACCACATTCGCCAGTCAGGCCAAACTTTTGATCCATCGTTGTGTGAGGCATCCTCCAAGAAATAACGGCcaccaggcccgtctgaagtgcTCGGTCTGCGGAAAGCGTTCTCGGACGTTACGGAAAGCCCTCATTCATCGTGGACGTCACCTTTCCCAAGGGCGGTTCTCATGTCCCAAATGCCGCTCCCGCTTCTGGAATGGATCTCTCCTGGAGAGGCACAGGGTTGCTTGCCGGAGTCAATCTCTCTTAGGTAGTGGAAGCTGGGGCTTGAACGTGAACTTGCCCCCAAGAGAGGTTGTTGAGAAGACAGCGGAAGAAGCGGTTCAGGAGGGCCAGCCTGGGAGAACAACAGTGGTGACTGAATACAGCCACTAA